The Frondihabitans peucedani DNA window CCGCATCTTCGACTCCTTCAAGGGAGCGTTCGTCACGAAGTCCGTGGGCGGCACCGGCACCTACAGCCAGGCCGCCGGCGAGGCGTTCAACGAGGGCTACCGGTACGTCGACTGGCTCCTGACGGTGCCGCTGCTGCTGGTGGAGCTCGTCGCCGTCCTCGCGCTCGCCCGGAGCATCCAGCGCCGCCTCCTGGTGCGACTCGTCCCGGCGGCCGCCCTCATGATCGCTCTCGGCTACCCCGGCGAGATCAGTGGCGACAACGGCCTCCGCGGCCTCTTCGGGCTGCTCTCGACCATCCCGTTCGCCTACATCCTGTTCGTCCTGTTCACGCAGCTCAGCAAGTCGCTCAAGACGCAGCCCGCGGGGGTCCGGGGCACGCTCGGCCGGCTCCGCTTCCTGCTGCTGCTGAGCTGGGGCGTCTACCCGGTCGCCTACCTGCTCCCGCTCCTGAACATCGAGGGTGCGGACGCCTGGGTCGGCAAGCAGGTCGGCTACTCGATCGCCGACATCGTCGCGAAGGCCGTGTACGCCCTCATCATCTTCTCGGTCGCGAAGATCAAGTCGTACGACGACGATCCGACGTTCCGCGAGATCGAGGGGTCGCACGACGACGTCGCAGTCCCCGCGGAACGCTCCCGCTCCGCAGCCTGAGATCGGCTCGGAGCAGGTCCGTGCTTCTCTCCGATCCTCTCGATCCGGTCCTCCGGACCACGGCGCCGCTCCCTCGGGGCGCCGTGGTCCGGGTGCCGGACCCCCTTCTCGTCCGCGAGCCCTCCGCAGACGCGTACGACGTCGTGATCCTGGGCGCAGGATGCTCCGCCCTGTCGCTCTGCCTCGCGCTCGTCGAGAACGGTGCGACCGGCCCGATCCTGCTGATCGACGCCCGGACCGAGTACGCCGACGACCGCACCTGGAGCTACTGGGACGTCGAGGACACCCGGTTCAGCCACCTCGCCCGCGCTGCCTGGGGCAGCTGGCGCGTCCGCACCGCGAGCGACGACGTGCACTCGTCGGCACCCGACACCCCCTATCTCTCGCTCGCCGCCAACGACTTCTACCGCTACGCCCTCGGCAGGCTGGCAGAGCACCCGAACGTCGAGCTCCTGCTCGGCGAGCCGGTCGCCGGATACCGCACGATCCCCTCCGGCTACGAGGCGACGACGGCCCGCTTCACCGTGCGCTCCAGCCGGGTCGCCGACGCCCGGGGTCTGCGGCCCTCCCCGGCCGAGATCGCCGCGATCCGCTCGCGGTCGACCTGGATCCCGCAGGCCTTCGTCGGGCAGCACATCGTCACGCGCGACCCGGTCTTCGATCCGGGGGAGGCCGTGCTGATGGACTTCGACGTCGACCAGTCGCGGGGCCTCCGGTTCGGCTACCTGCTCCCCGTGTCGCCGTGCGAGGCGCTCGTCGAGAACGTCTACCTGTCCGACGCGCCGGTGACCCTCGAGGAGCACCGCTCGGAGCTCCGCGCGTACCTCCGAGACCGGCACGGCCTCGACGAGGGCGACTACGAGGTGCTCGCCGAGGAGCGCGGGGTGATCCCGATGACCGACCACGCGTTCCGGGCGCGGTCCGACTCCGGAGTCGCCGTCGTCGGGACGCTGGGCGGCGCGACCCGGCCGAGCACGGGCTACACGTTCCTGCGCATCCAGCGGGCGAGCGACGCGACGGCCAGGTGGCTGCTCGGCCAGAGCAGAGACGCGCTGCCGGAGCCGCGCTGCTCGCTCCTCGACCGCGTGTTCCTGCGCTTCCTCGCGGACCGTCCGGACGCGGCGCCGAAGGTGTTCGCGCTCATGTTCGGCCGTCTCCCGCCGGACGCCCTGGTGCGGTTCCTGTCCGACCGGAGCCGTCCCTCCGACATCGCGCGCCTGATCCTGGCACTGCCGAAGCGCGTGTTCCTCGTCGAGGCCGGCCGGACCGTCCTCGGCCTCGGCCTCGGCATCTCCCTCGTCCGCCGGGCCCTCTCCCGCGCCGGCTCCCGCTCTCGTGCTGGCTCCCGCTGACCGCGCGGTCTGGGTCCTCGCCAGGCGGAGGCTCTTCGTCCCCGTCGACGTCGTCCTGGTCGCGATCACGCTCGTGTGCGCGGCGGGAGTCCCCATCCCGGCTGCCGTGCAGATCATCCCGTTCGCGCTCGGGCTCGTCCTCTTCGGGCTGCCGCACGGAGCGCTCGACCACCTCGTCCCGGCGCGGCTGGCGGGTCGGCCGGCATCGCTGCGCACGGTCGGCCCCGTGGTGCACCTCTATCTCGTGCTCGGCGGCCTGGTCCTCGGGCTGTGGACCGTCGCCCCGGTCGCGGCCTCGGTCTTCTTCATCGCTCTGACCTGGTTCCACTGGGGCACCGGCGACGCGCACGCGGTCTCGGCGCGCGGCCGCCGGCTCTCCGGCTCGCGCGTCGTCACCGTCCCGCTCCTCCGCGGAGCCCTGCCGATGATCGTCCCTCTCCTCGCCTTCCCCGAGACCTACGGCGGCGTCCTCGCCTCGACGACCCGCGCCTTCGGCGTCGGTGCTCCTCCGGGCGCCGTGTCCGGCCCGGTCAGGATCGGCCTCGCGGCCGGACTCGGCGTCCTGGTCGCGGCGGTCGTCCTGGCCGAGTACCGCGCTCACGGCCAGACGCCCGACGGACGCCGCTCCCTCCTCGGCGACCTCGGCGAGGTCACGCTCCTCATCGCCTTTTTCTCGGTGGTGCCGCCCGTCCTCGCCGTCGGCCTCTACTTCTCGCTCTGGCACTCCCTGCGGCACATCGTGCGGCTCTCGCTGATCGATGCCGCGCTCGCGGGGCCCGCGCTCGAGAACCGCTGGGGAGCCGTGCTCGCGCGCTTCTCCCTCCAGGCCGCGCCGATCACCCTGGCGGCGCTGGCGCTGCTCGTCGGGCTGTTCGTCGCGCTCTCGCCGCGGGCCGGTGGCTCGCCCTCCGCCCTCCTCGGCATCTACCTCGTCCTGATCTCCGCGCTCACGCTGCCGCACGCCGTCGTCGTCGGAGCGATGGACCGCGCCCGGCGCTGACCCGGCCGGCAGCCCGACCGGGAGCCCGGCCAGGAGCCCGACCAGGAGCCCGGCGCTCGGGCATCGCCTCCCGCGAACACCCCAGCCGCTTGTCGGAGGCTCCCCGTACACTCGTACGAGTGATCCTCCAGGGCTTGATTCCGGCGCTTTCGCGCGCCTCCACGTTCGACGCCGCCCTCGAGAAGTCCGGCGGCTCGACCGACTTCTCGCTCGTCGACGGCCTCCGGATCCCGCTCCTCGCGGGCCTCCTCGCGCGCCGCGCCGAGCAGGCCGGCGGCACCCCGCAGGCCCTCCTCGTCATCACCGCCACGGGCCGCGAGTCCGAGGCGGTCCGCGGCTCCATGGCCAGCTACCTCCCCGACGCCGAGGTCATCGAGTTCCCCGCGTGGGAGACCCTCCCGCACGAGCGTCTGAGCCCGAGCGCCGAGACGGTGGGCAAGCGGATCCACGCCCTGCGGCGGCTCGGCGCGTGGCAGAGCGAGGTGTCCGCCGATCCTGCGCAGGCGAAGCCCCTCGTGCTGGTCGCCGGCGTGCGCGCGGCACTCCAGCCCATCTCCGACAACCTCGCCGACATCGACCCGGTCGTCCTCACCACCGGCGGTCGCGGCTACGACCTGGCGCTCATCTCGACGCAGCTGGTCGACCTCGCCTACGCGCGGGTCGACATGGTCACGCGCCGCGGCGAGTTCGCCGTGCGCGGCGGCATCCTCGACGTGTTCCCGCCGACCTCCGAGCACCCGGTGCGCGTCGACTTCTTCGGCGACGAGGTCGACCAGATCAAGCTCTTCTCGGTCGCCGACCAGCGGAGCCTCGACTCCACCGTCGACGGCGTCGAGCTGCCGCCGAGCCGCGAGATGCTGCTGACCGAGTCGGTCCGGCAGCGGGCGCGCGAGATGCAGCACGAGTTCCCCAGCCTCGCGCAGATGCTCGAGAAGCTCGGCCAGGGCATCCCCGTCGAGGGCATGGAGTCGCTGGCGCCGGCCCTCGTGCACCGGCTGGTGCCGCTGACCCACTACCTGCCCGCATCCTGCGCCATCGCGGTGCTGTCGCCCGAGCGGGTCGTCTCGCGGGCCAAGAGCCTCGCCGAGACGAACCGCGAGTTCCTCGAGGCGGCCTGGAGTGCTGCGACCGCCGGCGCCGAGGCCCCGATCGACCTCGACTCGGGCGACTTCCTGTCGCCGCGCGACCTCCGCGACCAGGCGGGCGACCGCACCTGGTGGTCGCTGTCCGGGTTCGACTCCGGCATCGTGCTGACCGACGAGGAGAAGATCGCGGCCGCGGGCGACTACGTGCGCGTCGACGCCGACACCGTGCCGAGCTTCTCGGGCAACGCGGAGGGCGCCCTCGACCACGTCGCCGCGCGAGTGGCCGACGGCTGGAGCGTCGTCGTGACCGCCAGGGGAGCAGGGCTCGTCGAGCGCGCCCGCGACGTCCTGGCCGACCGCGGCATCGCCGCACGCCTCGAAGACGCCCTCCCCGACACGCTCGAGCCGGGTGTCGTCCACCTCGTGGCGGGCGGGATCGAGGCCGGCTTCGAGCTGGCCGAGGCGAGGATCGCCGTGCTCGGCGAGTCCGACTTCTTCGGCCGTGCCGCCGGCTACGAGTCGCGGCAGGTCAAGAAGCTCGCCTCCCGCCGCAAGAACGTCGTCGACCCGCTGCAGCTCAAGGCGGGCGACATCGTCGTGCACTCGACTCACGGCATCGGCCGGTTCCTCGAGCTGACCAGCCGCGAGGTCTCGACCGGCGGCCGCAACGCCGTCAAGCACAGCCGCGAGTACCTCGTGCTCGAGTACGCGCCCTCGAAGCGCGGCCAGGCCGGCGACCGCCTCTACGTGCCCACCGACCAGCTCGACCTCCTCAGCCGCTACGTCGGCGGCGAGGCGCCCAAGCTGTCGAAGATGGGCGGCAGCGACTGGTCGCAGGCCAAGGGCAAGGCGCGCCGGGCCGTCCGCGACATCGCCGTCGAGCTCGTCAAGCTCTACTCGGCCCGCATGGCGTCGAAGGGCTACGCCTTCAGTCCCGACACCCCCTGGCAGCGCGAGCTCGAAGAGGCGTTCCCGTTCGCCGAGACGCCCGACCAGCTGACGACCATCGACGAGATCAAGGCCGACATGGAGCGGCCGATCCCGATGGACCGCCTCATCTCGGGCGACGTCGGCTACGGCAAGACCGAGGTCGCGATCCGAGCCGCGTTCAAGGCCGTCCAAGACGGCAAGCAGGTCGCTATGCTCGTGCCGACCACGCTGCTGGTCAAGCAGCACATGGAGACCTTCGCCGAGCGCTTCGCCGGGTTCCCGGTGCACCTGCGCGCCCTGTCGCGGTTCCAGACAGCGAAGGAGTCGAAAGAGACGATCGCGGGCATCACCGACGGCACGGTCGACATCGTCATCGGCACCCACCGCATCCTGACCGACGGCCTCTCGTTCAAAGACCTCGGCCTCGTCATCATCGACGAGGAGCAGCGGTTCGGCGTCGAGCACAAAGACCAGCTCAAGAAGCTCAAGACCAACGTCGACATCCTCGCGATGAGCGCGACCCCCATTCCGCGGACCCTCGAGATGGCGGTCACCGGCATCCGCGAGATGTCGACGCTGGCGACCCCGCCCGAAGACCGCCACCCGATCCTGACGTTCGTCGGCCCCAACAGCGACCGCCAGATCGCGGCGGCCATCCGGCGCGAGCTCCTCCGCGAGGGCCAGGTGTTCTTCGTGCACAACCGCGTCTCGTCGATCAACCGCACCGCGGCGCAGATCGCCGAGCTGGTGCCCGAGGCCAGGATCGCGATCGCTCACGGTCAGATGCCGGAGTCGGCGCTCGAACAGGTCATGGTCGACTTCTGGGAGCGCAAGTTCGACGTGCTCGTCTCGACGACCATCATCGAGACGGGTCTCGACATCGCCAACGCCAACACGCTGATCATCGACCGCGCCGACCGCTACGGGCTGTCGCAGCTGCACCAGCTGCGCGGCCGCGTGGGCCGAGGTCGCGAGCGCGGGTACGCGTACTTCCTCTACGACGCCGACAAGCCGCTCTCCGAGACCGCTCAAGGCCGGCTCGAGACGATCGCGGCGAACAACGAGCTCGGCGCGGGCATGCAGGTCGCGCTGAAAGACCTCGAGATCCGCGGCGCCGGCAACCTGCTCGGCGGCGAGCAGTCCGGCCACATCGCGGGCGTCGGGTTCGATCTCTACCTGCGGATGATCGGCGAGGCCGTCAACGCGTTCCGCGGCGATGTCGCCGAGGGGCAGACCGAGCTCCGGCTCGAGCTGCCCGTCGACGCGCACATCCCCGACGAGTACGTCGAGAGCGAGCGCCTCCGCCTCGAGGCCTACCAGAAGCTGTCGACCGCGTCGTCGCCGACGTCGAGCGACGAGCAGATCACGCAGGTGCTCGAAGAGCTCACCGACCGCTACGGCGAGCCGCCGGCGCAGGTGCTCGCGCTCATCGAGGTGTCGAGGCTCCGCAGGATGGCGCAGAAGACCGGCCTCAGCGAGGTCGTCGCGATGGGGTCGAACCTCCGCGTCGCGTCGTTCGAGCTGGCCGACAGCGTGCAGCTGCGGCTGCAGCGGCTGTTCCCGGGCGCGCGCTACTTCGCGCAGACGAAGTCGGTCACGGTCCCGATGCCGCGCAAGCACGGCGAGCCGCTGCCCGACGCCGAGCTGATCACGTGGGTGGAGCAGCTGCTCACCAGCGTTTACGGGGCCGAGGCGCCGAGCTCGGCGGCCGACAGCGCTGCGTCGCAGGGCTGAGCGCTGCGTCGCAGGGCTGAGCGCAGGCTGCGGCGGCCGCTGTTCTCGCGGCCGTCGTCCTGCCTCGCGCGAACCTAGGGGCGGGCGGCCTTCGCAGCGACGGCGGCCTCGTGGGCAGCGCGGCGACGGCGGGAGTCGGCCTGCTTCAGCCCGCGGACCAGCACGGCCGCGATCACGATCGACACCGCCGATCCGAGGAGCACGGCCAGGGTCCCCTCGTCGACGATCTCCTGCGACCGTGCGAAGGCCAGCTCGTTCATCAGCAGCGACACGGTGAACCCGATCCCGCCGAGCATCGCCACGGCGACGAGCTCGCGGATGCTGAGCGTCTGGCTGCGCCGGGCAGGATCCGGGTTGCGGAAGATGCGCGACGCGATGCCGCCGGCGACGGTGATGCCGATGAGCTTGCCGACGGGCAGCGCGACGACGATCGCCCAGAACACCGGGCTCAGCTCGCCGAGGCCGACGCTCGGCACGACGACAGCGGCGGCGGCGAAGGCGAACACCGGAAGGACCACGCCGTTGGTGACGGGCTCGAGCGCGTGGACCGCCTTGCGCGCGGGCTTCAGCGGGAGCACGAGGCCCACGGCGACGGCGGCGATCGTCGCGTGCACGCCCGACCGGTAGACCAGGTACCAGGTCACGACGGCCAGGAGCACGACGACCACGACGGCCAGCACCGCCAGGGCTCCCTCGAACCGGCCGAGGAACCGCCCGGCGACGAACGTCACGACGACCGACACGACCGCCAGCCCGAGGAACAGCAGGTCGCTGCCGTGGGTGAAGAAGATGGCGATGATCAGGATCGCGATCAGGTCGTCGAGCACCGCCAGCGCCAGGAGGAACACCCGGATGCGGCCGGGGAGCGCCGAGCCGAACACGGCCAGGACGCCGAGGGCGAAGGCGATGTCGGTCGCCGTCGGGATCGGCCAGCCGGAACCGTAGCGGGTGCCGAGCGTGACGAGCGCGTACAGCCCGGCCGGGGCGAGGACCCCGCCGACGGCCGCGATCGCCGGCACGACGGCCTTGGAGACCGAGTTGAGGTCGCCGCGGAGCAGCTCGTGCTTGAGGTCGACCGCGACGACGAAGAAGAACAGCGCGAGGAGGCCGTCGCTGACCCAGTGCCCGACCGAGAGGTTCAGGCCGAGCGCCGGGATGTCGAGGTGGTGGTCTTTGATCGGGAGGAGACCGGGCCCGGTGGGCAGGTTGGCGAGGACGAGGCCGAGGACAGCGGCGCCGAGGAGGAGACCGGCAGAGGCGCGTTCGGATCGGAGGAGGCTCATGGAGTCCAATCGAGGGTCGAGAAAGAAAGTGTCGACCAGACTTCCCGACTCACCGAGAACGATCCTATCGTGAGGGGAGTGACGGCGGACGACGGGAGCCCAGTGCCAGAGACCGAGCAGGATCAGGCCCTCCGCGACCTCGTGAGCACGGTCGACGCGCTCCTCGACCCGCCCGGCTGCGAGTGGAACCGCGCCCAGACGCACCGCTCTCTCGTCACGTACCTGATCGAGGAGACCTACGAGCTCGTCGAGGCGATCGAGGACGGCGACGTGACAGACCTCCGCGAGGAGCTCGGCGACGTGCTCTACCAGGTGGTCCTCCACGCGGGCATCGCCTCCCGCTCGGGCGAGGGCTTCGACCTCGGAGACGTCGTGGCCGAGGTGGACGAGAAGATCCGCCGCCGCCACCCGCACGTCTTCGGCGCCGACAGCGCGAACGGGGTCGACGACATCGTGCGGCTGTGGTCGGCGGCGAAGGCACGCGAGAAGACCTCCCGGGAGAGCGCGTACGACGGGGTGCCGCTCGGGCTGCCGGCGCTGGCACGCGCGCAGAAGATCGGGTCGAGGGCCGAGGCGACGGGCGCGGTGTCGGAGCCCGCAGGATCCTGCGCCCCCGTCACGGCGCCGGAGCCCGACTCCGAAGAGGCCTGGGGGCGTTGGCTCCTCGAGCGGGTCGACGAGGCGTCGAGCCGTGGCTGGGACGCGGAGCGGGCCCTCCGCGGGGCCCTGCGCGAGCGGGAGAGCGCCCTGCGCGAGGCGGAGAGGAGACGGCGGGGCACCCCACAACCCGAATAGAGGGGACCCCGCCCGAGCAGGTGATCAGCCATGCTCGGCCGCGCTTGTTCAGCGCGACACCTCATCTTACACACGACTGAAATGTCACAAACTCGTTCTCAGTATTTCAGAAGGATCATCTGTAACTGCTCACGGGGGGCGGTCGTCGGACAGGACCCGTCGAGGAAGCGTCCTCTGTTATCGTGATCGTCGCTCACCCGGCCGCGGATCACGGCCGCCGAAGCGACACGAGAGACGAGCCCGATGCCCCGACGCGCCGACCCGACCCGGAAGCCCGAGCTCCTGGGGCAGATCCTCGACCACCTGACCGGACGCACTCTCGCGACGGTGTCGTTCCGCACGCTCGCGGAGGCTCTGGGTGTCAGCACCTACGTCTTCGTCTACCACTTCGGCAACCGCGCTCAGCTCGTGGAGGAGATCGTCCGGGCGATCGTGTCGCGGCACGACGGCCTGCTCGCCATCGACGCGGGCTCGCTCGACGAGGAGGCGTGGCGGGAGTTCATGGCCTCGTCGTGGGACGTCGTCACCTCGCCCCGGGAGCTGCAGCTGCACCGCCTGGAGCTGGAGGCGGCGATGCTCGAGATGGCGCAGGGCCAGCCGAGCGGGGTGGGCCGGGCGGCGGTCGCCCGCTGGCACGCCTTCACCACGGCCTGGTGCGTGGGCCGCGGCGCTCAGCCGGAGCGCGCCGACGTCGAGGCGCGCCTCTTCACCGACGCGATCTACGGACTCCTGTACGACGCGCTCGCCACCGGAGACCTCGCGCGCGTCACGGCCGGCTACCGGCTGCACGTCGACGCGTTCGCCGCGCGGGTGCGCGATCTCGCCGGCATCGCTGCCGCCTAGGGCGTCGCGCCCGGCCCGAGTGCGTTCTCACGTCGCGAGGACGGTCTCGATCGTCCTTCCGACGTCAGAACGTCCTTCGGCCGTGCTGGCAGCCACGGCCGAGCGAGCAGCAGCACCCCGCAACGCAGCAGCACCCCGCAACGCAGCATCACCCGTAGCGCAGCAGCACCCCGCAACGAGAAGCGGCGGTGCCCGGGCAATCGCTCCGGACACCGCCGACCAGTCGGGCTCGTCTCCGCAGGGATGGGACGAACCTCTGGCTGACAGGCGCGCAACCCGATTCGCGCCTGTCGTCGGTCGACCGGAGGGGGAGAGGACACCCTTCGGCCGAGTCTGACACCCGGTGGAGACTGCTTGGGCTGAACCGGATATGAACAGCGTACTTCACATTTCAGATGAGCGCAAACGCCGAGCCGCTCGCGTCTGGAAGAATCGGCGCATGCCCTCTCCCGTGACCCCGCCCCGCGGCATGCGCGACTTCCTGCCCTCCGACAAGCGCCGGCGCGACCTCGTGCTCGACACGATCCGGTCGACCTACCGCTCCTTCGGCTTCGACGAGATCGAGACGCCCGTCGTCGAAGACAGCGAGCGGCTCCACGCGGGTCTCGGCGGAGACAACGAGAAGCTCGCGTTCGCTGTCCTGCGCCGGGCCCTCAGCACCGACGACCTCCGCACGGCGGCCACCCCGCTCGACCTCGCCGACCTCGGCCTGCGCTTCGACCTGACCGTGCCGCTGGCCCGGTTCTACGCCACGCACCGCGCCGAGCTGCCGCCGGTCTTCCGTGCCGTCCAGATCGCACCCGTCTGGCGGGCCGAGAAGCCGCAGAAGGGGCGCTACCGCCAGTTCGTGCAGTGCGACATCGACATCATCGGCGAGCCCTCCGCGATGGCCGAGATCGAGCTCCTCTCGGCGACCTCGGCCGTGCTCGCGCGCCTCGGTCTCATCGGCACGACGATCCGGATCAACGACCGCAGGATCCTGCTCGCCCTCCTCGCCCACTGGAACGTGCCGCTCGACCGCTTCGACACCGCGCTCGTCATCATCGACAAGCTCGACAAGATCGGGGTCGGCGGCGTCGTCACGGAGCTCGCCGGAATCGACGTGCCCACCGCGGGCCTCGAGGCGCAGCTCGAGGAGCTCGCCGCCTCGACGTGGGAGTCGCTGTCCGGCGGCGCCGAGTGGCTCGACGAGGCCGCTTTCGCCGACCTGCTCGCCCTGCGCGCAGCGCTCCCCGACGCGGCCCTCGAGTTCGACCCCACCCTCGTCCGCGGCATGGGCTACTACACCGGCACGATCTTCGAGGTCGCTCACCCCGACTTCGGCTACTCCCTCGGCGGCGGCGGCCGGTACGACGGCATGATCGGGCGATTCCTCGGCGCCGACGTCCCGGCGGCCGGCTTCTCGCTGGGGTTCGAGAGGCTCGTCGACCTGGTGGAGCTGCCGGGCGACACGGGCGGGGAGGGTGTCGTGCTGCTGTACGACGCGTCCCTCGATCCTGCCGCTCTGGTCCGCCTGCAGCACGAGGTGGCGGCCCTCCACGCGGCGGAGGGCGTCGAACCCCGGGTCCGCCTCGACCGGAAGGCCAGGAACCTCAAGAACCAGCTCTCCGGGCTCGCGGCCCTCGGCTACGGCCGGTTCGCCGTCGTGCAGAGCGCCGACCAGACCGCCGAGACGCTGGAGTTCCGCGGGTTGGCGTGATCCTGCCGGCGCCGTCCGCCCCGAGGGGGCGCCGGGCCTGTGGAGAGCGCGCGCGGCCGTTTTGCCGCGGTCGCTAGGATTGCCTCGGGCTTCAGCCCGCTACGAACAACACGATCTAAGGAGTTCTCCGTGGCAGCAATCGACGCCGTAGGCGCCCGCGAAATCCTCGACTCGCGGGGCAACCCCACCGTCGAGGTCGAAGTCCTGCTCGACGACGGCGTCGTCGCCAGGGCGGCCGTGCCCTCGGGCGCGTCGACCGGTGCCTTCGAGGCCTACGAGCTGCGCGACGGCGACAAGGAGCGCTACCAGGGCAAGGGCGTGCTCAAGGCCGTCGACGCCGTCATCGACGAGATCGGGCCGGCCATCGAGGGCCTCGACGCGACCGACCAGCGCCTCATCGACCACGCCATGATCGAGCTCGACGGCACCGAGAACAAGAAGCGCCTCGGCGCCAACGCGATCCTCGGCGTCTCGCTCGCCGTCGCCCGCGCCGCAGCCGACTCGGCCGACCTCCCGCTGTTCCGCTACGTCGGCGGCCCGAACGCGCACACGCTGCCCGTCCCGATGATGAACGTCATCAACGGCGGCTCGCACGCCGACAGCAACGTCGACATCCAGGAGTTCATGATCCTGCCGATCGGTGCCTCCTCGTTCTCCGAGGCCCTCCGCTGGGGCACCGAGACCTACCACGTGCTGAAGGCCGAGCTGAAGTCGAAGGGCCTCTCCACCGGTCTCGGCGACGAGGGCGGCTTCGCGCCGAACCTCGACAGCAACCGTGCCGCGCTCGACCTCCTGGTCGAGGCCATCACCAAGGCCGGCTTCACGCCCGGCACCGACATCGCGCTCGGCCTCGACGTCGCCTCGAGCGAGTTCTTCACGAACGGCTCGTACGCGTTCGAGGGCGGCTCGAAGAGCGCCGAAGAGATGTCGGCCTACTACGAGGAGCTCGTCGCCTCGTACCCGCTGGTCACCATCGAAGACCCGCTCGACGAAGACGACTGGGAGGGCTGGGCCCACCTGACGAGCGTCATCGGCACCAAGACGCAGATCGTCGGTGACGACCTGTTCGTCACCAACCCGACCCGCCTCGCCCGCGGCATCGAGGCCGGCGCCGCGAACGCCCTGCTGGTCAAGGTCAACCAGATCGGCACCCTGACCGAGACGCTCGACGCGGTCGCCCTCGCCCAGCGCTCCGGCTACAAGACCGTGATGTCGCACCGCTCCGGCGAGACCGAAGACACCACGATCGCCGACCTCGCGGTCGCGACCGACGGCGGCCAGATCAAGACCGGCGCTCCGGCCCGCTCCGAGCGCGTCGCGAAGTACAACCAGCTCCTCCGCATCGAGGAGGAGCTCGGCGACGCCGCGGTCTACGCCGGCCGCAGCGCCTTCCCGCGCTTCACCGCGTAGTCCGCTCCGCCGAAGGCCCGTCCCGCGTCCGCGCGAGGCGGGCCTTCGTCGCGCGCGGCCTTCGTCGCGCGCGGGGCGGGGGCGCCGGAGCGCGAGGCAGGACGACGCGGACCCGGCAGATGGCCTTGGCCGTCGTGCCGCTCCGGGATCCTGCGCGATCGTCGCCTAGGGTCGTCTGCATGGCCAGCGACCACCAGAAGACCGACACCGGCTCCACCCGCCGCGTGCCCGTGAGCCTGCCCGCCATGGAGACCGCGGCCGGCGGCTGGCTGCGCGGCATGCGCTTCTCCGGCTTCAGCCTGATCATGCTCGTGATCATCGTGCTGTTCGTCGTGATCCTGGCCCCGAGCCTCCGGACGCTCATCCAGCAGCAGCAGCAGATCTCGTCGCT harbors:
- a CDS encoding Na+/H+ antiporter NhaA → MSLLRSERASAGLLLGAAVLGLVLANLPTGPGLLPIKDHHLDIPALGLNLSVGHWVSDGLLALFFFVVAVDLKHELLRGDLNSVSKAVVPAIAAVGGVLAPAGLYALVTLGTRYGSGWPIPTATDIAFALGVLAVFGSALPGRIRVFLLALAVLDDLIAILIIAIFFTHGSDLLFLGLAVVSVVVTFVAGRFLGRFEGALAVLAVVVVVLLAVVTWYLVYRSGVHATIAAVAVGLVLPLKPARKAVHALEPVTNGVVLPVFAFAAAAVVVPSVGLGELSPVFWAIVVALPVGKLIGITVAGGIASRIFRNPDPARRSQTLSIRELVAVAMLGGIGFTVSLLMNELAFARSQEIVDEGTLAVLLGSAVSIVIAAVLVRGLKQADSRRRRAAHEAAVAAKAARP
- a CDS encoding Brp/Blh family beta-carotene 15,15'-dioxygenase, producing the protein MLAPADRAVWVLARRRLFVPVDVVLVAITLVCAAGVPIPAAVQIIPFALGLVLFGLPHGALDHLVPARLAGRPASLRTVGPVVHLYLVLGGLVLGLWTVAPVAASVFFIALTWFHWGTGDAHAVSARGRRLSGSRVVTVPLLRGALPMIVPLLAFPETYGGVLASTTRAFGVGAPPGAVSGPVRIGLAAGLGVLVAAVVLAEYRAHGQTPDGRRSLLGDLGEVTLLIAFFSVVPPVLAVGLYFSLWHSLRHIVRLSLIDAALAGPALENRWGAVLARFSLQAAPITLAALALLVGLFVALSPRAGGSPSALLGIYLVLISALTLPHAVVVGAMDRARR
- a CDS encoding bacteriorhodopsin — its product is MIPTMLTHGQYETVYNFLSLVIASQLFTAIFLLISLPRILPRYRQAITVAIIVCGIAAYHYFRIFDSFKGAFVTKSVGGTGTYSQAAGEAFNEGYRYVDWLLTVPLLLVELVAVLALARSIQRRLLVRLVPAAALMIALGYPGEISGDNGLRGLFGLLSTIPFAYILFVLFTQLSKSLKTQPAGVRGTLGRLRFLLLLSWGVYPVAYLLPLLNIEGADAWVGKQVGYSIADIVAKAVYALIIFSVAKIKSYDDDPTFREIEGSHDDVAVPAERSRSAA
- a CDS encoding lycopene cyclase family protein, encoding MLLSDPLDPVLRTTAPLPRGAVVRVPDPLLVREPSADAYDVVILGAGCSALSLCLALVENGATGPILLIDARTEYADDRTWSYWDVEDTRFSHLARAAWGSWRVRTASDDVHSSAPDTPYLSLAANDFYRYALGRLAEHPNVELLLGEPVAGYRTIPSGYEATTARFTVRSSRVADARGLRPSPAEIAAIRSRSTWIPQAFVGQHIVTRDPVFDPGEAVLMDFDVDQSRGLRFGYLLPVSPCEALVENVYLSDAPVTLEEHRSELRAYLRDRHGLDEGDYEVLAEERGVIPMTDHAFRARSDSGVAVVGTLGGATRPSTGYTFLRIQRASDATARWLLGQSRDALPEPRCSLLDRVFLRFLADRPDAAPKVFALMFGRLPPDALVRFLSDRSRPSDIARLILALPKRVFLVEAGRTVLGLGLGISLVRRALSRAGSRSRAGSR
- the mfd gene encoding transcription-repair coupling factor, coding for MILQGLIPALSRASTFDAALEKSGGSTDFSLVDGLRIPLLAGLLARRAEQAGGTPQALLVITATGRESEAVRGSMASYLPDAEVIEFPAWETLPHERLSPSAETVGKRIHALRRLGAWQSEVSADPAQAKPLVLVAGVRAALQPISDNLADIDPVVLTTGGRGYDLALISTQLVDLAYARVDMVTRRGEFAVRGGILDVFPPTSEHPVRVDFFGDEVDQIKLFSVADQRSLDSTVDGVELPPSREMLLTESVRQRAREMQHEFPSLAQMLEKLGQGIPVEGMESLAPALVHRLVPLTHYLPASCAIAVLSPERVVSRAKSLAETNREFLEAAWSAATAGAEAPIDLDSGDFLSPRDLRDQAGDRTWWSLSGFDSGIVLTDEEKIAAAGDYVRVDADTVPSFSGNAEGALDHVAARVADGWSVVVTARGAGLVERARDVLADRGIAARLEDALPDTLEPGVVHLVAGGIEAGFELAEARIAVLGESDFFGRAAGYESRQVKKLASRRKNVVDPLQLKAGDIVVHSTHGIGRFLELTSREVSTGGRNAVKHSREYLVLEYAPSKRGQAGDRLYVPTDQLDLLSRYVGGEAPKLSKMGGSDWSQAKGKARRAVRDIAVELVKLYSARMASKGYAFSPDTPWQRELEEAFPFAETPDQLTTIDEIKADMERPIPMDRLISGDVGYGKTEVAIRAAFKAVQDGKQVAMLVPTTLLVKQHMETFAERFAGFPVHLRALSRFQTAKESKETIAGITDGTVDIVIGTHRILTDGLSFKDLGLVIIDEEQRFGVEHKDQLKKLKTNVDILAMSATPIPRTLEMAVTGIREMSTLATPPEDRHPILTFVGPNSDRQIAAAIRRELLREGQVFFVHNRVSSINRTAAQIAELVPEARIAIAHGQMPESALEQVMVDFWERKFDVLVSTTIIETGLDIANANTLIIDRADRYGLSQLHQLRGRVGRGRERGYAYFLYDADKPLSETAQGRLETIAANNELGAGMQVALKDLEIRGAGNLLGGEQSGHIAGVGFDLYLRMIGEAVNAFRGDVAEGQTELRLELPVDAHIPDEYVESERLRLEAYQKLSTASSPTSSDEQITQVLEELTDRYGEPPAQVLALIEVSRLRRMAQKTGLSEVVAMGSNLRVASFELADSVQLRLQRLFPGARYFAQTKSVTVPMPRKHGEPLPDAELITWVEQLLTSVYGAEAPSSAADSAASQG